The genome window GACCGGTCTCGAGGCACTCTCGGGCATCCCCGGCTCGGTCGGCGCGACGCCGATCCAGAATGTCGGTGCCTATGGCGCCGAGGTGGCCCAGACGGTCGCGCAGGTGCGGGTCTGGGACCGCGTGCTCAAGGGCTTCCGCACGTTCGCGGCGGCTGACTGCCAGTTCACCTATCGCAACAGTCGGTTCAAGGCGGACCCTGGCCGACATGTCGTCGTCGAGGTCGTCTTCCAGCTGAGACAGGGCACGCTGTCGGCGCCGATCGCGTACGCCGAGCTGGCCTCGAAGCTCGGCGTCACCGTCGGCGAGCGCGTCCCGCTGGCCGACGTCCGCGCGGCCGTGCTCGAGCTGCGCGGCTCCAAGGGGATGGTGCTCGACCCCGCCGACCATGACACCTGGAGCGCGGGCTCCTTCTTCACCAACCCGATCATCGAGCCCGAGGCGCTCCCGGCCGGGGCGCCGACGTACGACCAGGGCGACGGGACGGTGAAGACGAGCGCGGCGTGGTTGATCCAGGCGGCCGGTTTCTCGAAGGGCTACGGCAACGCGAGGGTGTCGGTGTCGACGAAGCACACGCTGGCCCTGACGAACCGCGGCGGTGCGACCACGGCAGAGCTTCTCTCACTCGCTCGCGAGATCCGGGACGGGGTCGAGCGGGAGTTCGGCATCGAGCTCGTGCCTGAGCCGGTCCTGCTCGGCACAGAGCTGTAGGCCCTCAGGCCCCGACGCCTCCTCGGCTGAGCAGCACGAGCACCTCGTGGTGGTCCGTGTGGGGGAACATGTCGAGCAATTGCGCTGACACGGGCCTCAGCGAGGGCATGAGCGCGAGGTCCTGAGCCAGCGTCCTGGCGTTGCAGGAGGAGTAGACGACGTGCTCCACGTCGGATTCCTCGAGCCAGGTGGCCAACCCGGCTCCGATGCCTCGGCGGGGCGGGTTCACGATCACGAGCTCCGGCGTCTCGTCAGGAGTCGAGGACAGGGCGAAGTCCGACGCGTCGCCGGCCAGCCAGGTCGCCTCGATGCCGAGGGCCTCGGAGGAGAGCCGGGCCGACTCGATGGCCTGCTCGCTCATCTCGACTCCGAGGACGGAGCGGCCCGCGGCGGCGACGTGGAGCCCGAAGCCGCCGACGCCGCAGTAGAGGTCCCACACGCTGCTCGGTGCGACGGCATCGACATGCGCGGCTGCAGCGCGGTAGAGCGCTCCCGCGACCTCGGTGTTGGTCTGGAAGAAGGACTGCGGCCGCAGGTGGAGCGGTCGCCCGTTGACCTCCATGGTCAGCGTGTCGCGCTCGGTGAGGACGATCTCGTCGGGCCCTTCCAGCACGGCCTTGTGCTCGGGCTGCAGGTTGGCGCTGACCACCGCAACCGGCAGCGCGTCGAGCAGGACGGGCAGGTGCTTGCGCAGCCGCGCGATCGCCTCGGTCGAGCGCAGCACGAAGCGGATCATCAGCTCACCCGCGGGCGAGACCGTCGCGAGCACGTGCTTCAGCTCGCCACGTCGCTCCGGCACCGAGTACGGCGTCAGCCCGGCGCGACGCGCGAGGTCGGCGACCTGCGGCAGAGCCGCACGGAGGCGCGGGTCGTGGAGACCGCAGCCCTGCAGGTCGATGCCACGTCCCGACGGGTCGAGGATGCCGAGCGTCGGCTTGGAGACAGTGCCGGCGACGACCATCTTCGCCTTGTTGCGGAAGCCCTCCTCGGCCGAGCCGATCGGGTTCACCCACGGAAGGTCCGACGGGAGAAGCGAGGCCACCCGCGCCTGTTTGGTGGTGAGCTGGTCGGCGTACGGCATGCCGAGCCACTGGCAGGAGCGGCACAGGCCGGCGTCGAAATAGTCGCAGCGCACAGGTGATTCGGGTTCAGGACGGGGCGGTTCGACGGTCAGGCGCTGGTGCCGTAGTCGTACGTCGTGTCGTTGAAGCTGTCGGAGTTGACGACGCCGACGATGACGAGCGCGATGAGGGCCACGAAGGCGAGGACCGCGAGTGCCAGCAGGATGGTGCCGATCAGGCCCATGACGAAGCCGGCCTGGGCGTTGCTGCGTCCGCCCAACCGACCGCCGGAGGCGTCGATCCGGTGCTTGGAGCGCAGGCCCATGACCATCGCGACGGGCGAGGCGAAGAAGCCGAGGCCGCAGGCCAGGAAGCCGATGGCGAGCCCGACGATGCCGACGACCATCGCGGTCTGCGCGCCGGGGTCGTTGGGCTGGGCGTAGTGATAGCCGGCGGGCGCGGCCGGATAGCTCGGACCCTGCGGGTACCCCGGGGGTGGGCCGTACTGCCCCGGCTGTTGGCCGTAGGTGTACTGACCGGGCTGGCCGTACGGCGGCGGCGAGTCCTTCCCGAGCTGCGGCCGATAGCCGTCGCCGGGCTCGCTCGACTCGCCGGGACCGTCGTTGCCGCCGGTGCCGCCTGTGCCGCCGGGGCCGTAAGGGTCGCTCATGCGCCCATCATTCCTCAGATCCGTCGCCGGCGAGCCATTCGTCGACCTCGGCCAGGAGCGCGGCCCTCAGCGAGTCGGGCGCGGCCGAGGCGCGGATCGAGCCACGCGCCAGCTCCGCGAGCTGCTGGTCCGTGAGGTCGTGGGCGGCGCGGACGGCGGCGTACTGGCCGAGCAGGCGCGAGCCGAAGAGCAGCGGGTCATCGGCGCCGAGCGCGATCGTCGCGCCGGCTGCCATCAGGGTCGGGACGGGCACCTCGGCGAGCGAGGAGTAGACACCGAGGGAGACGTTGGACGTCGGACAGACCTCGAGCGCGATGCCGGCGTCGACCAACGCCTCCAGCAGTGCCGGGTCCTCGGCCGACCGGACGCCGTGACCGAGCCGGGTCGGGTGCAGCGAGGACATCACCGTGCGGATGTGGGCCGGGCCGAGCAGCTCACCGCCGTGAGGGACGAGCATCAGCCCGGCCCGCTCGGCGATCGCGAAGGCGTGGGCGAACTCCTCGGTCGAGCCCCGCCGCTCGTCGTTGGAGAGTCCGAACCCGCTGACCCCGCGGTCGACGTACTTCGCGGCGAGGCGGGCGAGGATGCGCGCGTCCAGCGGGTGCCGGGTGCGGTTGGAGGCGATGATCGTCGAGATCGCGAGACCGGTCTCGCGTGAGGCCACGGCGACGGCGTCGAGGACCAGGTCGGTGAAGGCCGTGATCCCGTCGAACTTCGAGGCGTAGCCCGATGGGTCGACCTGGATCTCCAGCCACCGGCCCCCGTCGGCCACATCGTCCTCGGCGGCCTCACGGACGAGGCGGTAGATGTCGGCCTCCGTGCGCAGGACCGAGCGGGCGACGTCGTACAAGCGCTGGAAGCGGAACCAGCCCTTCTCATCCGCGGCCGAGAGCTCGGGCGGCCATTGGGCGACCAGCTGCTCGGGCAGCCGGATGCCGTCGCGCTCGGCGAGCTCGAGCAACGTCGAGTGCCGCATGCTGCCGGTGAAGTGCAGATGCAGATGGGCCTTGGGCAGCGCCCGCAGATCACGCACTCAGGCGAAGAGCTTCTGAAGGCGCGAGATGCCCTCGACCAGGTCGTCGTCGCCGAGCGCGTAGGAGAGACGGAGGTAGCCCGGCGTACCGAAGGCCTCGCCCGGCACCACGGCGACCTCCGCCTGCTCGAGGATGTGCTCCGCGAGCTCGGCCGAGGAGCCGATCCCGGTGCGCTCGAGCAGCCCCTTCACGGACGGGTAGACGTAGAAGGCGCCCTCGGGGGTCGGGCACTCGACGCCGTCGATCTCGTTGAGCATCGAGACGATCAGCTTCCGACGGCGGTCGAAGGCGGTGCGCATCTCGTCGACCGCGGACAGGTCGCCCTCGAGGGCAGCGATCGCAGCGCGCTGCGAGACGTTGGCGACGTTGGAGGTCGCGTGCGACTGGAGGTTGGTCGCGGCCTTGACGAGGTCGGCGGGACCGATCATCCACCCGACGCGCCACCCGGTCATCGCATAGGTCTTGGCCACACCGTTGAGGATCACCGTGTAGTCGGCGACCTCCGGGCACAGCGTCGCGATCGAGCCGGTCTCGACCCCGTCGTAGAGCAGGTGCTCGTAGATCTCGTCGGTGACGACCCAGAGCTCGTGCTCGGCGACCCACGCGCCGATCGCGCGGATCTCGTCGGCGGTGTAGACCGCACCGGTCGGGTTCGAGGGGGAGACGAAGAGCAGGATCTTCGTGCGCTCGGTGCGGGCGGCCTCGAGCTGCTCGACGGTGACCTTGTAGCCCTGCGTCTCGTCGGCGAAGACCTCGACGGCCACACCGCCCGCCAGCTGGATGCACTCGGGGTACGTCGTCCAGTACGGCGCCGGCAACAGCACCTCGTCACCCGGGTCGATCATCGCGGCGAAGGACTCGTAGACGGCCTGCTTGCCACCGTTGGTGACCAGCACCTGGCTGGCGTCGATCTCGTAGCCGCTGTCCCGCTTGGTCTTGGCGACGATCGCGGCCTTGAGCTCGGGCAGCCCGCCGGCCGGGGTGTAGCGGTGATTCTTCGGGTCGCGGGCAGCCGTGGCGGCCGCCTCCACGATGTAGTCAGGGGTGGGGAAGTCCGGCTCGCCGGCGCCGAAACCGATGACCGGCCGGCCCTCCGCCTTGAGCGCCTTCGCCTTGGCATCCACCTTCAACGTGGCGGATTCGGCGATGGCACCGATCCTGCGGGAGATACGACGGTCGCGGGGAGAGCTCATGGGCGCCACTCTATCGGCGCCGTTAGTGTGGCCGCATGAGCCTTTACGCCGTCATCAACCCCGCCACCGGCGAGGTGGTCCAGGAGTTCCCGACCGCCACCGCGGCCGACGTCGAGGCCGCGCTCGCGTCGACCACCGAGGCCTGGCGGACGTGGTCGAAGACGTCGACCGTCGCCGAGCGCGCCGCGCTTCTCAAGCGGGTCGCCGAGCTGCACTACGAGCGCAAGGAGGCCCTCGGCGAGATCATCGTGCGCGAGATGGGCAAGCCGCTCGAGGACGCCGTCGGCGAGGCGGAGTTCGCGGGCGCGATCTTCGAGTACTACGCCGACAACGCCGAGCGCTTCCTGGCCGACCAGCCGATCGATCTCCTCGACGGTGAGGGCTCCGCGGTGATCAAGCGGTCGCCGTACGGCGTCCTGCTGGGCATCATGCCGTGGAACTTCCCGTACTACCAGGTCGCCCGCTTCGCCGGCCCCAACCTCGCGACCGGCAACCCGATCATCCTCAAGCACGCGCCGCAGTGCCCGGAGTCGGCTGCGGCGATCCAGCAGATCTTCGACGACGCAGGGTTCCCCAAGGGGGCCTACGTCAACATCTACGCCACCAACGAGCAGGTCGCCCAGATGATCGAGGACCCGCGCGTTGCGGGCGTCTCGCTCACCGGCTCCGAGCGTGCCGGTGCAGCCGTGGCCGAGATCGCCGGCCGCAACCTCAAGAAGGTCGTCCTCGAGCTCGGCGGCTCGGATCCCTTCATCGTGCTCGGGAGTGACGACCTGGATGCGACCGTGGAGGCGGCTGTCACGGCCCGTCTCGACAACACCGGTCAGGCCTGCAACGCCGCGAAGCGCTTCGTCGTCGCTGAGGGCATCTACGACGAGTTCGTCGAGAAGTTCACGGCCAAGATCCTCGAGAGCGCCGACGGCATCACGCCGCTGTCCTCCGAGGCGGCCGCGGCCAACCTGCAGCGTCAGATCGACGAGGCCGTCGCCGGCGGCGCGCATCTGGAGAGTGCCGGCGAGCGCCGCGGAGCGTACGTCCCGACAGGTGTCCTCACCGACGTCACGCCGGACAACGAGGTCTACTACCAGGAGCTCTTCGGCCCGATCGCCATGGTCTTCAAGGCGTCCGACGAGGACGAGGCGGTGCGGATCGCCAACGACACCCCGTTCGGCCTGGGCTCCTACGTCTTCACGCCCGACGCCGAGCAGGCCGCCCGCGTCGCCGAGAAGATCGAGGCCGGCATGGTCTTCGTCAACGGCGTCCTCGCCGACGGCGTCGAGCTCCCCTTCGGCGGCATCAAGCGCAGCGGCTTCGGTCGTGAGCTCGGCTCGCTGGGTATCGACGAGTTCGTGAACAAGAAGCTCATCCGCACCATCGCCTGATCTCTCCTAGAGGGCGGCAGCCTCGGCGGCGAGGTGGCTGACCCGCGCCCAGTCGCCCTTGGCGAGGGCGTCCGCGGGCGTGATCCAGGTGCCACCGACACAGCCGACGTTCGGCAGGTCGAGGTACGCCGACGCGTTGGCCGGACGGATCCCGCCGGTCGGACAGAAGCGGGCCGTGGGCACGACGGTGGGCAGTGACGCCAGGAAGGTCGCTCCTCCGATCGCGGCGGCGGGGAAGAACTTCATCTGCGTCAGGCCCGCCTCGAGGATCGTCAGGACCTCCGAGACGGTCGCCGTGCCGGGGAGGAACGGCAGCCCCGTCTCGAACATCCCGTCGAGCAGCCGCGGCGTGGCGCCCGGCGAGACCAGGAACGAGGCCCCGGCGGCTGCAGCCTGCTTGGCCAGCTCCGGCGTGGTGACCGTGCCGGCGCCGAGGGTGATCTCGGGGACCTCGTCGGCGATGGCACGCATCGCCTCGAGGGCCACGGGGGTGCGCAGCGTCAGCTCGATGACGGGCAGGCCGCCCTCGACGAGGGCGCGGGCCACGGGCACGGCGTGCGTCAGGTCCTCGATCACGACGACCGGGATGACGGGAGCGATGGAGAGCAGGTCGGTGGGACCCGGCGGGTCGGTGGGGCGCGGCAGGGTGGTGCTGGCCTCAGGCAACGGAGGACTCCTTCGTGTGGGCGCCGACGGCGCTGGGGATGCTGGGGGTACGCGGTCGCGCCAGCGGCTGGCTGGCGCTGGGGGTGGCGAAGACCGACGCGCCGAGGTCGGCCCGGCCGACGGCATGGCGGAACGCCGCGAAGAGTTCGCGACCGGTGCCGACCCACTCCTCGTCGGACAGTGCCCGACCGGTGGCAGGACGGAAGGCGAGCTCCTCGGCAGGGACATCGATCGTCAGCACGCCGCGATCGGCGTCGACGGTGACGAGGTCGCCGTCGCGGACCTTGGCGAGGACACCGCCGAGCGCGGCCTCGGGCGTCACGTGGATGGCGGCGGGCACCTTGCCGGAGGCGCCGGACATGCGGCCGTCGGTGACGAGTGCGACCCGCTGGCCGCGGTCCTGAAGCACGCCGAGGGCCGGCGTCAGCTTGTGCAGCTCGGGCATGCCGTTGGCGGCCGGGCCCTGGTAGCGCAGGACGGCGACGAAGTCGCGACCGTCGAGCGCCCCTGACGCGAAGGCGGCGAGGAAGTCGGCCTGGTCGTCGAAGACGGCGGCCGGTGCCGACACGAAGCGGTGCTCCGGCTTCACGGCCGACACCTTGATCACCGACGTGCCGAGCGGGCCGTGGAGGACGCGGAGCCCACCGTCGGCGGAGAACGGGTTGTCGACCGCGCGCAGCACGCTCTCGTCGTACGACGACGCCGGCCCGTCCACCCACACGACCCCGGGTTCGAGCGGGGTGGCGCCGAGGCCGAATCCATCGAGTTGTGGCTCCGACGTGTAGCGCGACAGCCCGCGGCCCATGATCGTCTGCACGTCCTCGTGCATCAGTCCGGCCGAGAGGAGGGTGCGGATCAGGAAGCCGATCCCACCGGCGGCGTGGAAGTGGTTCACGTCGGCCTCGCCGTTGGGATAGACCCGAGCGAGCAGTGGCACGACCGACGACAGGTCGGAGAGGTCGTCCCACGTGAGGACGATGCCGGCCGCGCGGGCCATCGCGACCAGGTGCATCGTGTGGTTGGTCGAGCCGCCCGAGGCCAGCAGCGCCACGCAGGCGTTGACGATCGCGCGCTCGTCGACCATCTCACCGATACCCGGCCCGCCGTCCAGCGCCAGAGCGGTGACCTGGGCCGCGGTGGCGCGGGTGAGTGCCTCGCGCAGCTCCGTGCCCGGGTTGACGAAGGAGGAGCCGGGCAGGTGGAGGCCGAGCACCTCCATCAGCAGCTGGTTGGAGTTCGCGGTGCCGTAGAAGGTGCACGTGCCCGCCGAGTGGTACGAGGAAGACTCCGCGGCGAGCAGCTCCTCGCGGCCGACCTTGCCCTCGGCGTGGAGCTGGCGGATGCGCGACTTCTCCGCATTGGGCAGGCCCGAGGTCATCGGCCCGGCCGGCACGAACGCGGTGGGCAGGTGCCCGAAGGAGAGGGCGCCGATCACGAGCCCGGGGACGATCTTGTCGCAGACGCCGAGCATGAGGGCGGCGTCGAACATGTCGTGCGAGAGCCCGATCGCGGCGGACATCGCGATGACGTCGCGGCTGAAGAGGGAGAGCTGCATGCCGTCGCGGCCCTGGGTGATGCCGTCGCACATGGCTGGGACGCCGCCGGCGACCTGGGCGAGGCCTCCGGCGCGGATGACGGCCTGCTTGAGGACCGGCGGGTAGGCGACGTACGGCGCGTGGGCGCTGAGCATGTCGTTGTAGCTCGTCACGATCGCGACGTTCGGTTTGCCGACGGGCGTGACGACCTGGAGTTCGCGCTTCTCCTCGACGGGAGCGGCGGCGAACCCGTGGGCGAGGTTGCCACAGCCGAGTCGGCCGCGGGCCGGACCGGCGAGGCGGGCCTCGCTCAGTCGCTGCAGGTAGGCCGTGCGGGTCGGGCGGCTGCGCTCGACGATCCGCTCGGTCACGGCGGTGAGAGTGGGATGGGTCACAGGCACTACGGTGACAGGAACTTTGGAACGATACAAGCACCACTTATGTCTTTTGTGGATCAAAGTGGAGAACGGACTGTGACCGCCCGGCCCTAGGATCGCCGCCATGCCCGATTCATGGCTGAGCCTGCGGAACGCCACGGCCGGCGATCTTCTCGACCTCGTGCGAAGCGGTCGCGCCTCGAGCCGCAGTGACCTGCAGCGCTTCACCGGCCTCTCGCGCACCGCCGTCAACGCGCGCGTGAGTGCCCTCGCCGACGCCGGTCTCCTCGAGTACGGCGACGAGCTGGCCTCCACCGGGGGGCGGCCGGCCGGCTCGCTGGTCCTGCGTGCCGACGCGGGCGTGGTGCTGGCCGCGGCGATCGGCCGCAGCCGCAGCCAGCTGGCCGTCTTCGACCTGCTCGGGCGCGAGCTCGCCGGGGACACACGCGACCACGTCGCCGGTGTCTCGGCCGAGGAGCTGATGCCGGAGATCGCGAAGCGGTTCGCCGCGCTGCTGGCCGAGGACGACCACACCGTCCTCGGGGTCGGGATGAGCCTTCCGGGCGTGGTCGACGAGGAGCTCGGCGTCAGCGTGGACTCACCGATGATGGGCGGCTGGGACGGCATCGAGCTGTCGACGTACCTCGCTGGTGTGACGACCGCCCCCGTCTTCCTGGCCAACGACGCCGACGTGATGGCGCGCGCGGAGCTCTTCAGCGGCACGGACCTGCGCGACTTCCTGGTGGTCAAGGCCTCCACCGGCCTCGGCATGGGCGTCGTCGCGGGCGGCCGGGTGCTGTCGGGCAGCCTCGGTGCGGCCGGCGAGATCGGGCACACCCGGATCGGTGCCGGCGACCTGCCGTGCCGGTGCGGGTCGGCCGGCTGTCTCGAGTCCGTGGCCGGCGGTTGGGCACTGGTCAATGCGTTCAACGACTCCGGCCGCGAGGCGGGGCACGTCCGCGACCTGGTCGGCTTCGCGCTCGCCGGTGACGCCGTC of Nocardioides sp. Kera G14 contains these proteins:
- a CDS encoding UDP-N-acetylmuramate dehydrogenase: MTHLLADHTTLHLGGPAADWVEATTIEELTEAAADRSALILGGGSNLVIADEGVPGTVVHVATRGITPDVTTDDPTCGGVMLTVAAGETLDDLVARAVAEGWTGLEALSGIPGSVGATPIQNVGAYGAEVAQTVAQVRVWDRVLKGFRTFAAADCQFTYRNSRFKADPGRHVVVEVVFQLRQGTLSAPIAYAELASKLGVTVGERVPLADVRAAVLELRGSKGMVLDPADHDTWSAGSFFTNPIIEPEALPAGAPTYDQGDGTVKTSAAWLIQAAGFSKGYGNARVSVSTKHTLALTNRGGATTAELLSLAREIRDGVEREFGIELVPEPVLLGTEL
- a CDS encoding pyridoxal phosphate-dependent aminotransferase; the protein is MSSPRDRRISRRIGAIAESATLKVDAKAKALKAEGRPVIGFGAGEPDFPTPDYIVEAAATAARDPKNHRYTPAGGLPELKAAIVAKTKRDSGYEIDASQVLVTNGGKQAVYESFAAMIDPGDEVLLPAPYWTTYPECIQLAGGVAVEVFADETQGYKVTVEQLEAARTERTKILLFVSPSNPTGAVYTADEIRAIGAWVAEHELWVVTDEIYEHLLYDGVETGSIATLCPEVADYTVILNGVAKTYAMTGWRVGWMIGPADLVKAATNLQSHATSNVANVSQRAAIAALEGDLSAVDEMRTAFDRRRKLIVSMLNEIDGVECPTPEGAFYVYPSVKGLLERTGIGSSAELAEHILEQAEVAVVPGEAFGTPGYLRLSYALGDDDLVEGISRLQKLFA
- the edd gene encoding phosphogluconate dehydratase, whose amino-acid sequence is MTHPTLTAVTERIVERSRPTRTAYLQRLSEARLAGPARGRLGCGNLAHGFAAAPVEEKRELQVVTPVGKPNVAIVTSYNDMLSAHAPYVAYPPVLKQAVIRAGGLAQVAGGVPAMCDGITQGRDGMQLSLFSRDVIAMSAAIGLSHDMFDAALMLGVCDKIVPGLVIGALSFGHLPTAFVPAGPMTSGLPNAEKSRIRQLHAEGKVGREELLAAESSSYHSAGTCTFYGTANSNQLLMEVLGLHLPGSSFVNPGTELREALTRATAAQVTALALDGGPGIGEMVDERAIVNACVALLASGGSTNHTMHLVAMARAAGIVLTWDDLSDLSSVVPLLARVYPNGEADVNHFHAAGGIGFLIRTLLSAGLMHEDVQTIMGRGLSRYTSEPQLDGFGLGATPLEPGVVWVDGPASSYDESVLRAVDNPFSADGGLRVLHGPLGTSVIKVSAVKPEHRFVSAPAAVFDDQADFLAAFASGALDGRDFVAVLRYQGPAANGMPELHKLTPALGVLQDRGQRVALVTDGRMSGASGKVPAAIHVTPEAALGGVLAKVRDGDLVTVDADRGVLTIDVPAEELAFRPATGRALSDEEWVGTGRELFAAFRHAVGRADLGASVFATPSASQPLARPRTPSIPSAVGAHTKESSVA
- a CDS encoding ROK family transcriptional regulator — encoded protein: MPDSWLSLRNATAGDLLDLVRSGRASSRSDLQRFTGLSRTAVNARVSALADAGLLEYGDELASTGGRPAGSLVLRADAGVVLAAAIGRSRSQLAVFDLLGRELAGDTRDHVAGVSAEELMPEIAKRFAALLAEDDHTVLGVGMSLPGVVDEELGVSVDSPMMGGWDGIELSTYLAGVTTAPVFLANDADVMARAELFSGTDLRDFLVVKASTGLGMGVVAGGRVLSGSLGAAGEIGHTRIGAGDLPCRCGSAGCLESVAGGWALVNAFNDSGREAGHVRDLVGFALAGDAVARNLLRESGRHLGEVLAVAVNLLNPEAVVIGGDMGVAFETYAAGVRETLYARATALATRDLRILSAAQGDSSGLVGCAALALDHVLAPGAVDTRLAQPA
- a CDS encoding NAD-dependent succinate-semialdehyde dehydrogenase, which codes for MSLYAVINPATGEVVQEFPTATAADVEAALASTTEAWRTWSKTSTVAERAALLKRVAELHYERKEALGEIIVREMGKPLEDAVGEAEFAGAIFEYYADNAERFLADQPIDLLDGEGSAVIKRSPYGVLLGIMPWNFPYYQVARFAGPNLATGNPIILKHAPQCPESAAAIQQIFDDAGFPKGAYVNIYATNEQVAQMIEDPRVAGVSLTGSERAGAAVAEIAGRNLKKVVLELGGSDPFIVLGSDDLDATVEAAVTARLDNTGQACNAAKRFVVAEGIYDEFVEKFTAKILESADGITPLSSEAAAANLQRQIDEAVAGGAHLESAGERRGAYVPTGVLTDVTPDNEVYYQELFGPIAMVFKASDEDEAVRIANDTPFGLGSYVFTPDAEQAARVAEKIEAGMVFVNGVLADGVELPFGGIKRSGFGRELGSLGIDEFVNKKLIRTIA
- a CDS encoding DUF4190 domain-containing protein, yielding MSDPYGPGGTGGTGGNDGPGESSEPGDGYRPQLGKDSPPPYGQPGQYTYGQQPGQYGPPPGYPQGPSYPAAPAGYHYAQPNDPGAQTAMVVGIVGLAIGFLACGLGFFASPVAMVMGLRSKHRIDASGGRLGGRSNAQAGFVMGLIGTILLALAVLAFVALIALVIVGVVNSDSFNDTTYDYGTSA
- the eda gene encoding bifunctional 4-hydroxy-2-oxoglutarate aldolase/2-dehydro-3-deoxy-phosphogluconate aldolase; the protein is MPEASTTLPRPTDPPGPTDLLSIAPVIPVVVIEDLTHAVPVARALVEGGLPVIELTLRTPVALEAMRAIADEVPEITLGAGTVTTPELAKQAAAAGASFLVSPGATPRLLDGMFETGLPFLPGTATVSEVLTILEAGLTQMKFFPAAAIGGATFLASLPTVVPTARFCPTGGIRPANASAYLDLPNVGCVGGTWITPADALAKGDWARVSHLAAEAAAL
- a CDS encoding adenosine deaminase gives rise to the protein MRDLRALPKAHLHLHFTGSMRHSTLLELAERDGIRLPEQLVAQWPPELSAADEKGWFRFQRLYDVARSVLRTEADIYRLVREAAEDDVADGGRWLEIQVDPSGYASKFDGITAFTDLVLDAVAVASRETGLAISTIIASNRTRHPLDARILARLAAKYVDRGVSGFGLSNDERRGSTEEFAHAFAIAERAGLMLVPHGGELLGPAHIRTVMSSLHPTRLGHGVRSAEDPALLEALVDAGIALEVCPTSNVSLGVYSSLAEVPVPTLMAAGATIALGADDPLLFGSRLLGQYAAVRAAHDLTDQQLAELARGSIRASAAPDSLRAALLAEVDEWLAGDGSEE
- the rlmC gene encoding 23S rRNA (uracil(747)-C(5))-methyltransferase RlmC; translation: MRCDYFDAGLCRSCQWLGMPYADQLTTKQARVASLLPSDLPWVNPIGSAEEGFRNKAKMVVAGTVSKPTLGILDPSGRGIDLQGCGLHDPRLRAALPQVADLARRAGLTPYSVPERRGELKHVLATVSPAGELMIRFVLRSTEAIARLRKHLPVLLDALPVAVVSANLQPEHKAVLEGPDEIVLTERDTLTMEVNGRPLHLRPQSFFQTNTEVAGALYRAAAAHVDAVAPSSVWDLYCGVGGFGLHVAAAGRSVLGVEMSEQAIESARLSSEALGIEATWLAGDASDFALSSTPDETPELVIVNPPRRGIGAGLATWLEESDVEHVVYSSCNARTLAQDLALMPSLRPVSAQLLDMFPHTDHHEVLVLLSRGGVGA